ACCGACCAAAGTCGATCACTACCAGGGCTACTTGATCGATATAAACCGCAGAAAAGAAATTGAAAAAGACTTGATCGAAAGCGAACAGCGCTGGCAATTCGCGCTCGATGGCAGCGGCAGCGGCGTTTGGGACTGGGATGTGCAAAGCGGCGATGTTTTCTTCAGTAATGCCTGGAAAAGCGTCTTAGGCTATCAGCCCGAAGAAATGGCGGGGCGCGTCGAGGAATGGAAGAAACGCGTTCATCCGGAAGATTGGCAGCGGGTGCAGGCAAAGCTGGAAAAACACTTGGCGGGCGAAGAAGCGCAGTACGAAGCGGAATACCGCTTGCGCTGCAAAGACGGCAGTTACAAATGGGTTTGCAACCGAGGCATGGTCGTAGCGCGCGATGCGTCCGGGCATGCGTTGCGCATGATCGGAACGCAGATCGATTTCAGCGAACGCAAAAAAGCCGAAGCGCTATTGAGAGAGAAGGAACGTAACTTTCGCCGTTTTTTCAACGGGATCGACGACATGGTCTTCGTGCTGCGCGAAGACGGTGAACTTCAATTCGCCAATGAAACCGCGCTGCAAAAGATGGGCTATGCGCAAAACGAACTGCAGACGCTGCACATGCTGAATCTTTTTCCGCCGGAAGAGCAAGAGCGTGCGGATCAATTGTTCCAGGACGTGATGCATGACAAGCAGCAGGGCGGCCAGACCAAGCTAATCAATACGGACGGCCATCCCATTTCGGTGGAGTGCCGCGTCGTGCGCGGCGAGTGGAGTAATGAAGAAGTCGTGTTCGTCATTTGCAAAGACATCAGTGAACTGGAGCTGGAACGAAGCAAATTCCATAAGGCGTTTGAAGCCAGCTCCTCGGCGATGGCAATCAGCTGCCTCGGCAACAGCCGTTATCTGGAAGTGAATGAAGCCTTCTGCAATGTCTTCGGTTATCTGCGTGAAGAGGCGATCGGCCGTTCGAGCCTCGACCTGGGTCTGATCACAAGCAAAGAGCTCCGAGCGGCATTCGTAGATCAGCTCGAGAAGAAATGCAGCATCCGCAATCAGGAACTGACCGCCTATGCGAAGGACGGCTCACCGCGCTACGGCTCTTTTTCAGCGGACTGCATCGATCTGGTGGGCGAGAAATACTTGCTGATGACGTTTGTCGATATGACGGAACAGCGCCAGGTACAGGAAGAGCTGCGCGAACAGACCGCGCGTCTTACCAGTCTGCTCGATTCGATGCCGGACATGGTTTTTTTCAAAGACTTGGATGGTTGTTATTTGGGCTGCAACACGGTCTTTGCCGAACGCCTCAAAATGCGCAAAGAAGAGGTGGTCGGTCTGAGCGATACGGAAACCAATCCCGGCAAACGGGGCGAAGTCTTCAAACAGCAAGACCAGCAGGTTATCGAGAGCGGTAAGGCGATGATCTTCGAAAGTCGCGAAGAAGCATCCGACGGCAGCAGCGTCGTGATCGAGACGCTCAAAGCGCCGCTCAAGGATCAGGCGGGCGTTATTTTCGGCGTAGTCGGATTGGCGCGCGACATCAGCGAACGCAAGGCGACTGAGGAAACGCTGCGTTGGAGCCAGAGTTTGCTCAGTCAGATGGCGACCAGTTCGCCGCTCGGCTTCTATGTCGTCAATACGCACAATGACCATATTCTGTACTTCAACCAGAAGTTCTGCGAGATCTGGCGGATGGAGGAACTGGCGGACGCGATGTCGGCAGGCATCTTGCGCAATAAGGATCTGACCAGTTTTTGCCTGAGCAAGGTAGCCGAAGCGGAAGCGTTCCAGATGAGTCTGAAACGCTTGCAGCAGGAAGAAAACCGGGAAATCCTCGAAGACGAAGTGGTGCTCAACGATGGACGGGTGATCCGGCGCTACTCGACGCAGATTCGCGATGCGCAGGATCATTATTGGGGCCGTTTCTTTATCTATGAAGACATCAGTCGCGGCAAGGAAGCGGAACGCAGTCTGTTGGAAGCGCTGGAATTCCAAAAGAATATGATGGCCGCAGCGACGGTCGGTATTGCGGCCTACAGCTGGGAAGGCGAATGTTTGCTTGCCAATGATGCGATTGCCGCGATCATCGGTGCGCGGCGCAGCGATGTCCTGCAGCAGAACTTTCGTACGATCGAGTCCTGGAAAGAATTCGGTCTCTTGGCGCTGGCCGAAAAAACGTTTGAGGAAGGTGCGCAGCGTCAGGAGTTGTATATCGTGACGTCATACGGGCGCGAATGCTGGCTGGATTTGCAGACGGCGACGTTCGGCAGCCGGGAACGGCCGTTGATCCTCTTTATTGCCAATGACATCACCGCGCGCAAAGAGACGCAGATGGAGCTGGAACGGTACCGGACGAAGCAGCAGGCCATCCTCGACAATCTGCCCTCGGCGGCCTGGCTGAAAGACAAAGACGGTTATTATGAAATGGTCAATACGGAGCACTCTCGTTTATGCGCCCTGCCGATCGACGAAATCATCGGCAAGACCGATTTTGAAGTCTGGCGCTCGCCGCTGGCCGCGCGTTACCGGGAAGAAGACATCGAGGTCATGGCAAGTCGTCAGCGAAAACAGGTCGAAGAACAGTTGAATGAGAATTGGTATGTCACCTATAAGACGCCGATCTTCAACGAAAAGGGCGAAGTCGTCGGAACGGCGGGCCTCTCGCAGGACATCAGCGAGCGCAAGCAATACGAGGAAGCGCTGCGCGAGGCGAAGGAAGCGGCGGAAGCGGCCAATCGCGCTAAGAGTGAGTTCCTGGCGAATATGAGCCATGAGATACGCACGCCGATGAATGGGATCGTCGGCATGACCGAATTGGCGCTGGCGACGCAGCTGAGCGAACTGCAGCGCGAATATCTCGATAATGTGCAGCATTCCGCGTTCGCACTGCTCGATATCCTCAATGACATTCTCGATTTTTCCAAGATCGAAGCGGGCAAACTCGAATTGGAGGATATCGCCTTCGACTGGCGTGAACTGGTCGAAAAAGAGATGACGATCTTCAACTTGAAATGCCAGGAAAAAAAGATTGAATTGCTGTTGGAAATCGATCCGACGCTGCCGCGTTTTGTAATCGGAGATCCGATCCGCATTCGGCAGGTATTGGTCAACCTGATCGGCAATGCCGTAAAATTCACCAGCCGCGGCGAAATTATCGTCTCGGTAAAAAGAGATGATGCCGCGCGGGAGGAAGCGATAGGCGTACTGCCGCTGGTCTTTGGCGTTGCGGATACCGGCATCGGCATTGCCGCAGAGAAGCAGGAAATGATCTTCGAAGGCTTTACCCAAGCGGATGGTTCAATGACGCGACGCTACGGCGGAACAGGACTGGGCTTGACGATTTCGCGCAATCTGGTCAAACTGATGGGCGGTGAAATTAAAGTGAGCAGCCAAAGCGGCAAGGGCAGCCAGTTCAACGTGCATCTACCATTGCTTGTGCCGGAGGCGGCGGAAAGAGAAGAGCAGAGCAAACCCGAAAAGGAACTGGCGGTGCAGCGTATCCTGGTGGTCGATGACAATGCGACGAACCGAAGGATTCTCAAAGATATGCTGGAGTACTGGGGTATGCAGGTCACGCTTTGCGAAGAAGGGCAAACAGCACTCGCGCTACTGGAGCAGGGGATCGCTGAAGGGCGGCCGTTCGAGCTCCTTTTACTGGACGTTCAAATGCCTGAAATGGACGGCTGGCAGGTGGCCGAGCGAATCCAGCAAAGTTCGCTTTCGTTAAAGCCGGAGGTGCTGTTGCTCTCGTCGACGTTTGACAGCCAGCAAAACGAACGCTGCCGTCAAAGCGGCGTCAGCCGCTATCTGATGAAGCCGGTGCGGATGCATGAATTGTACCGCGCGTTGGCGGCGCTCGACAAGAACGAAGAGCTGGCGAAACGACAGGCGCAAGAAGGCGAAGCAAGGCAGCTGAAATGGTCGGGGCGGGTGCTGGTTGCCGAGGATGAACCGGTGAACATGATGATCATCACGACGTTTCTCAGCAAACAGGGCCTTCAGGTCACGAAGGCAAAGAACGGCGCGGACGCGTTGGTCAAATACCGGCAGAATCAGTACGACCTGATTTTCATGGATCTGCATATGCCGGAAATGGACGGACTGGCGGCTACACGCTGCATCCGGCAGTTGGAAAACGGCGGGAAACGAGTGCCCATTATCGCGCTGACCGCCGATGCGATGAAAGGCGACCGCGAAAAATGCCTCGCGGCCGGGATGGATCACTACATCGCTAAGCCGTTTCGCCAGGATGAGCTGCAAGAAGTGCTGCAGCAGTTTTTGCAGCAGGCGAAAGGCGTCGAATAGGAAGGAGCGTGAACGCGCCATGTACGAAGAAAAAAGGCGGCCGCAGCAAAATGACGGAAGCGGACGCTGCCAGATCTGCGGCACGACACTGCAGTACGGCTCTGCGCAGAGTCCGGTCGTCTGCCGTGTCTGCGGCTTACAGGAAGTGGCGAATGTCGTTTGCACGTCCGGGCATTATGTTTGCGAAGGCTGCCATGAACAGGAGTACTATTCGCTTCTGGCCGGTTATGCGCTGACGCTGACAAGCCAGGACCCGATGGCGATCGCCGAAAGTCTGCTGCGCGAGACGATGTTGCTGCAAAACGGCAATGAACATTATGCGCTGCCGGTGGTGGCGTTGCTTACCGCGTTAAAAAATTACGGCGCGATTCCCTTGCCGGGCGGCGAAGTTCGTTCGATCGACGAAGAAGACATTCGCGAAGGCATTCGGCGCGTTCGCCAGATCCCGCCTTGCGCCTGCGCCTATTTAGGTGCGTGCGGCGCGGGCCTTGGCGTCGGGATCGTCGTCAGCATCCTCTTTCATGCGCATTGCGAGCAGGATATCGAACGCAGTCTGACGATGCGCGCGAGCCAGACTGCCGTCGCCGCGATCGCCAACAGCGGCGGACCGGCCTGCTGTAAGCAGAGCGTACGGACCGCGGTCCTGGTCGGCAGCCAACTGCTGAAGGAAATGCTGCGCGTCTATCTGCCGCTCAGCCGGAGCAAATGTTTTTTTCAGGCGGCGAATCACGCTGGCTGCAAAGGGGCGCGCTGCTCTTTCGGGCGCTAAAGGATTTTAAAAGAAAAAAGAGTGAAAAATAAGTTTTTTAACTTTGCCTGGCGTAGCTTTGTATGATATCGTTTAAGCAAGGCAAGCCGAACGGGCGAAGAAGAGCGCAAAGAGGTGTTCAGTTTATGGAAAAAATCATCGGCAGAACGCCATCCGGTGAAGAGTATGAGATGCGGATCGAAGACGGCAAAGTGTTGCTCGAGTTATTGCAATACAAGATGACGTTCGAACCGCAGCTCGTGATGCGAAACGGTAAGATCGCCTTTGTCGGCACGGTGAAGTATCGGGACAAGGAACGCGAACTGGTCATCGTCGGCAGCGATGAAACCGTACGCTGGTTTGAACGGGCCAAAGATTTTTTATATGAACAGGGACATAAGTAATCATAAAGGGAGTGTCTTGAAATCGGATTTTCACCGATTTCAAGACACTCCCTTTATTCGTATTTGAACTTGGCAAAATAAATTTGGAAGAAATGCGATTAATGGATTGCGTTAGCTTTATCCGCAACCGTGGTTTTTCCATAACACAAGGGCTTCGTGCCAGGCATGGCCGAAATAGCCTGCATCCGTCAGCATTCCAGACACCATGCGCCATCCAGGCGCAGTGTCCGCTCGCGGCGTCCATGCCGCGAGTGCTGACGAATTTGTCCATTTCAACCTGCCTGGCGGTACTCGCCCTAAACGTTCTCTAAAAACCACGGCTGCGGGGCTGACCAGAACGAAGGAATCGAAGGAGACGGAAGGAAGGGTGTGCAGCAAAAATTATTTTGTGCTGCACACCCTTCCTTATTTACGGCTGACGGATGATGCTTTCCGAACGGGAGAGGGGCACGCTGATGTCGACGTGTCCGGCTAGCGTCGCGCGCGCTTGGCCTTCGATCAGGATCTGCACCTGCTCGATGCTGGGGAACTCGGTCAGCGTGTTCACGATCGCAGCCACGAGCAGGATTTCCTGACTGGAGCCGCCGGAATTGTTTGTGACTAGCTTATCGTTGAAATTGGCGTACGCGATATGATCCTTGATCGCCAGGCTGCGGAGCTTGACGCCGACCGGCATCACCGGAACCAGTTGGGAATCCTTCGGACCACTTGCCAACAGCTCCAGCGCCGTCTGAGCCGGAATGTCGTTTCTGGCAGAGGTGCGGACCTCCGGGATCAGGTAAAAGCCATCGCGGGCCGCCTGATAAACCGTTAGGTGCATGACGCTTTTGCCGGGAATCGCGCTGGGCGAGGCCGGCGCAAGCGAAGCGGCGTCCGTTGCCGTCGGCACGGCAGCGACTGTGCTTGAAGGCGTAGAAGTCTCCTGCGCTGTCGGCTCGACCTGGCTGCAGCCGGAGAAGAGGAGCGGTGCGAGTAAAAATAAGAGCAGGAACACAATGCGAGACATAGGACTACCTCCCCGTTGTTGCGGCTTGACTGAAGAAATTCGTGATGCCGTTGACGATTCCCTGCGCGACTTTCTGTTGGAATTGCGGGTTGTTCAACAACGCTTCCTCGGATGGATTGGTCAGAAAAGCGGTTTCGAGCAATACGGCAGGCATCAGCGTGCGGCGCAGGACATAGAAATTAGCGGTATAGACGCCGCGGTCGCTCAAGCCGTCCGAAGCCGTCACGGCGCTTTGCACGCTTTGTGCCAAGAGGCGCGAATAAGACGAAGAACCATAATAATACGTCGCCGTTCCGCCGACCGAAGGGTCGCGGAACGAATTCGCGTGAATATCGATGAAAACATCCGCATTGTTGCGGTTGCCGATTGCGGCGCGTGCGCCCAGCTCGTCGGCGCCGCTCGCATTCGGGCCGAATACGTCGCGGTCGTCGCTGCGCGTCAGGATGACGTTAGAGCCCGCTTTGGTCAGCAGATCCTTCACTTTCAGCGAAATGGCAAGCGTCACGTCCTTTTCCATGACCTGCGCCGCCGGGCCGATCGCACCGGGATCGCTGCCGCCGTGTCCGGGATCGAGCACGATCACCTTGCCCTTTAGTCCCGGCGTGAACTGATAACTGCGCGCCGGCTGTGCCGGTTCGTTGATGTCAAGAACGACGCGGAACGGCTTGCCCGCCGCCGCGTTTGCCGGGAGCGTGAAGAGATTGAAATCGCCGCTTTCGATCGCCTCCGGCAGTGTAATCGTCAGGCGAGAACCGGTGGGCGTTGTAGACAGCGTCTGCTTAAGCGCGATTCGGCCGTCGAGCGGGCCTTGCCGGTTCGCAAGCGAAAGCGACGCGCCTGGCAGATCGATGCTCAGCGTTTGGCCGCTCAGATTTGCGGTCGCCTCGAGCGGCGCCGTAAGATCCAAGACGATGCGCAGCTTCTTATCGCCGCTGACCGCGTCCGTGTGAATCGCGAAGCGGTTGGCGGTCAGTTGCGCCGGCGCGGCGGAGCAAAGCGGCAGCAAGGACGAAAAGCCAAGCGGCGCGCTAAGAACAAGTAAAAGAAAGACAGTGATTCGAAAGAACAAAACGATACCTCCCAGCCGCATCATAACGTAGTCGTTTGCTAAATAGGTACACAGCCTAAAACGCATACGATGCAGCATTATTCATTTCGCGTTGGACGTGGAAAATTCCTACAGGACTTTCGTCGTAATGCGCGAATATATTTTGCAGGAAGAAGAAAAAGACAAACTCCCATTGTAGTTTACGTTAAAGATGACCAGATGATATAAAGATAATGACAAGATTTTCGAAAATTAGTCTTAAGAAAAAGAGGAGGACGAGACGATGCGTAAAA
The nucleotide sequence above comes from Azotosporobacter soli. Encoded proteins:
- a CDS encoding PAS domain S-box protein is translated as MKMDGWTKERGSEQEDAAGQSVDELHQSLLLLSAILESTADGLMVVDQAGFVIRCNQRFLDIWQVGEEISADGNPDRIVERVKSMVRSDKEYFPLNKEAKSGEKREKTVRLELKDGRVIERVTRPLQEADGRIVGRVGSYRDITQRVQAEAHLAEERTRFIDGPVVVFKWKAQVGWPIEYVSPNIAQVMGWDSKLFVAQEQCFRELIHPEEREAIDLEIKRYQDECELHFQQEMRLRCGSGEYRWFYACIMALCEEPTKVDHYQGYLIDINRRKEIEKDLIESEQRWQFALDGSGSGVWDWDVQSGDVFFSNAWKSVLGYQPEEMAGRVEEWKKRVHPEDWQRVQAKLEKHLAGEEAQYEAEYRLRCKDGSYKWVCNRGMVVARDASGHALRMIGTQIDFSERKKAEALLREKERNFRRFFNGIDDMVFVLREDGELQFANETALQKMGYAQNELQTLHMLNLFPPEEQERADQLFQDVMHDKQQGGQTKLINTDGHPISVECRVVRGEWSNEEVVFVICKDISELELERSKFHKAFEASSSAMAISCLGNSRYLEVNEAFCNVFGYLREEAIGRSSLDLGLITSKELRAAFVDQLEKKCSIRNQELTAYAKDGSPRYGSFSADCIDLVGEKYLLMTFVDMTEQRQVQEELREQTARLTSLLDSMPDMVFFKDLDGCYLGCNTVFAERLKMRKEEVVGLSDTETNPGKRGEVFKQQDQQVIESGKAMIFESREEASDGSSVVIETLKAPLKDQAGVIFGVVGLARDISERKATEETLRWSQSLLSQMATSSPLGFYVVNTHNDHILYFNQKFCEIWRMEELADAMSAGILRNKDLTSFCLSKVAEAEAFQMSLKRLQQEENREILEDEVVLNDGRVIRRYSTQIRDAQDHYWGRFFIYEDISRGKEAERSLLEALEFQKNMMAAATVGIAAYSWEGECLLANDAIAAIIGARRSDVLQQNFRTIESWKEFGLLALAEKTFEEGAQRQELYIVTSYGRECWLDLQTATFGSRERPLILFIANDITARKETQMELERYRTKQQAILDNLPSAAWLKDKDGYYEMVNTEHSRLCALPIDEIIGKTDFEVWRSPLAARYREEDIEVMASRQRKQVEEQLNENWYVTYKTPIFNEKGEVVGTAGLSQDISERKQYEEALREAKEAAEAANRAKSEFLANMSHEIRTPMNGIVGMTELALATQLSELQREYLDNVQHSAFALLDILNDILDFSKIEAGKLELEDIAFDWRELVEKEMTIFNLKCQEKKIELLLEIDPTLPRFVIGDPIRIRQVLVNLIGNAVKFTSRGEIIVSVKRDDAAREEAIGVLPLVFGVADTGIGIAAEKQEMIFEGFTQADGSMTRRYGGTGLGLTISRNLVKLMGGEIKVSSQSGKGSQFNVHLPLLVPEAAEREEQSKPEKELAVQRILVVDDNATNRRILKDMLEYWGMQVTLCEEGQTALALLEQGIAEGRPFELLLLDVQMPEMDGWQVAERIQQSSLSLKPEVLLLSSTFDSQQNERCRQSGVSRYLMKPVRMHELYRALAALDKNEELAKRQAQEGEARQLKWSGRVLVAEDEPVNMMIITTFLSKQGLQVTKAKNGADALVKYRQNQYDLIFMDLHMPEMDGLAATRCIRQLENGGKRVPIIALTADAMKGDREKCLAAGMDHYIAKPFRQDELQEVLQQFLQQAKGVE
- a CDS encoding GerMN domain-containing protein gives rise to the protein MSRIVFLLLFLLAPLLFSGCSQVEPTAQETSTPSSTVAAVPTATDAASLAPASPSAIPGKSVMHLTVYQAARDGFYLIPEVRTSARNDIPAQTALELLASGPKDSQLVPVMPVGVKLRSLAIKDHIAYANFNDKLVTNNSGGSSQEILLVAAIVNTLTEFPSIEQVQILIEGQARATLAGHVDISVPLSRSESIIRQP
- a CDS encoding DUF5714 domain-containing protein — its product is MYEEKRRPQQNDGSGRCQICGTTLQYGSAQSPVVCRVCGLQEVANVVCTSGHYVCEGCHEQEYYSLLAGYALTLTSQDPMAIAESLLRETMLLQNGNEHYALPVVALLTALKNYGAIPLPGGEVRSIDEEDIREGIRRVRQIPPCACAYLGACGAGLGVGIVVSILFHAHCEQDIERSLTMRASQTAVAAIANSGGPACCKQSVRTAVLVGSQLLKEMLRVYLPLSRSKCFFQAANHAGCKGARCSFGR
- a CDS encoding N-acetylmuramoyl-L-alanine amidase, which encodes MFFRITVFLLLVLSAPLGFSSLLPLCSAAPAQLTANRFAIHTDAVSGDKKLRIVLDLTAPLEATANLSGQTLSIDLPGASLSLANRQGPLDGRIALKQTLSTTPTGSRLTITLPEAIESGDFNLFTLPANAAAGKPFRVVLDINEPAQPARSYQFTPGLKGKVIVLDPGHGGSDPGAIGPAAQVMEKDVTLAISLKVKDLLTKAGSNVILTRSDDRDVFGPNASGADELGARAAIGNRNNADVFIDIHANSFRDPSVGGTATYYYGSSSYSRLLAQSVQSAVTASDGLSDRGVYTANFYVLRRTLMPAVLLETAFLTNPSEEALLNNPQFQQKVAQGIVNGITNFFSQAATTGR